From Primulina huaijiensis isolate GDHJ02 chromosome 15, ASM1229523v2, whole genome shotgun sequence, one genomic window encodes:
- the LOC140958788 gene encoding replication protein A 70 kDa DNA-binding subunit B-like yields the protein MKLKQIKAMASSSSRTSYRSLEDKCTTLVNLNPDFRNWFVKVLVSEKTPIRFLKWGRQQKLVFVDKKNGSMHDIIYDQDVEQLDILLQLYKTYYIENAKIKEITSNTPIFASAKYQMLLSKSTYIKLANEEEQLPIDHAYQLTSFVQCPELADVSTKQINLLCSVVHVFLPRFVEKTKRNLQEFVIVNEERRPSILTLWEEFLQTEAPFLAQNVHTLPVILGMRLSVNTFYGILISI from the exons ATGAAGCTTAAACAAATTAAAGCTATGGCGAGCTCGTCCTCTCGTACTTCATACAG GTCATTAGAAGACAAATGTACAACCCTTGTAAATCTAAACCCAGATTTCCGCAACTGGTTTGTCAAAGTTTTAGTTTCTGAAAAAACTCCGATCCGTTTTCTGAAATGGGGAAGACAACAAAAACTTGTTTTTGTTGACAAAAAG AATGGAAGTATGCACGACATAATTTATGACCAAGATGTCGAGCAATTAGACATATTACTTCAGTTATACAAGACATACTATATTGAGAatgccaaaattaaagaaataactAGCAACACACCAATTTTTGCATCTGCAAAATACCAAATGTTGCTTAGTAAAAGTACTTATATTAAGCTTGCAAATGAGGAAGAGCAACTACCTATTGATCATGCTTACCAACTAACATCTTTTGTCCAATGCCCTGAATTAGCGGATGTGTCCACTAAACAGATCA ATTTATTATGTAGCGTGGTACATGTTTTCCTACCACGGTTTgttgaaaaaacaaaaaggaaTTTACAGGAATTTGTTATCGTCAACGAAGA ACGCAGGCCGTCAATTCTTACCTTATGGGAAGAATTTCTCCAAACCGAGGCACCTTTTTTGGCTCAAAATGTTCATACTCTTCCTGTGATTTTAGGGATGCGGCTTTCTGTCAACACATTTTACGGTATACTCATCTCTATTTAA